A genomic region of Dunckerocampus dactyliophorus isolate RoL2022-P2 chromosome 8, RoL_Ddac_1.1, whole genome shotgun sequence contains the following coding sequences:
- the LOC129186367 gene encoding vesicle-associated membrane protein-associated protein B/C-like isoform X1 — protein MARPEQVLLLEPQHELKFRGPFSDVVTTNLKLSNPTDRNVCFKVKTTAPRRYCVRPNSGIIDAGTSINVSVMLQPFDYDPNEKSKHKFMVQSMLAPPDMTDMEGVWKEAKPEELMDSKLRCVFEMPVENEKTHDMESNKMMSSSLLKSESSMLSSKSMSSNLDDGEVKKIMEECKRLQMEAQRLREENKQIREDDGLRMRKSNVMSSQHTSAGMKKEEGLSARSAALIILFFLVGVIVGKLVL, from the exons ATGGCCAGGCCGGAACAGGTTCTGCTCTTGGAGCCTCAGCACGAACTGAAATTCCGAG GCCCATTCTCCGACGTGGTCACCACAAATCTCAAGCTCTCCAACCCTACAGACAGGAATGTGTGTTTCAAGGTGAAGACGACCGCGCCACGCCGGTACTGCGTACGGCCAAATAGTGGTATCATCGACGCAGGCACCTCTATCAATGTCTCAG TTATGCTGCAGCCTTTTGACTATGACCCCAATGAGAAGAGCAAACACAAGTTCATGGTTCAGTCCATGCTAGCACCCCCTGACATGACTGACATGGAGGGAGTG TGGAAGGAGGCAAAGCCAGAGGAGCTGATGGACTCCAAGCTGAGGTGTGTTTTTGAGATGCCAGTGGAGAACGAAAAGACG CACGACATGGAGTCCAACAAGATGATGTCGTCCAGCTTGCTGAAGTCCGAGTCCTCCATGCTTTCTTCCAAGTCCATGAGCTCCAACCTCGACGACGGTGAGGTGAAGAAGATCATGGAGGAGTGCAAGAGGCTGCAGATGGAGGCTCAGAGGCTACgggaagaaaacaaacagatCAGG GAGGACGACGGCCTGCGGATGAGGAAGAGCAACGTGATGTCCTCCCAGCACACCTCGGCTGGAATGAAAAAGGAGGAAGGCTTGAGTGCCCGCTCGGCCGCCCTCATCATCCTTTTCTTTTTGGTGGGCGTCATCGTGGGCAAGTTGGTCTTGTAG
- the LOC129186367 gene encoding vesicle-associated membrane protein-associated protein B/C-like isoform X2, which yields MARPEQVLLLEPQHELKFRGPFSDVVTTNLKLSNPTDRNVCFKVKTTAPRRYCVRPNSGIIDAGTSINVSVMLQPFDYDPNEKSKHKFMVQSMLAPPDMTDMEGVWKEAKPEELMDSKLRCVFEMPVENEKTHDMESNKMMSSSLLKSESSMLSSKSMSSNLDDGEVKKIMEECKRLQMEAQRLREENKQIRCVDRF from the exons ATGGCCAGGCCGGAACAGGTTCTGCTCTTGGAGCCTCAGCACGAACTGAAATTCCGAG GCCCATTCTCCGACGTGGTCACCACAAATCTCAAGCTCTCCAACCCTACAGACAGGAATGTGTGTTTCAAGGTGAAGACGACCGCGCCACGCCGGTACTGCGTACGGCCAAATAGTGGTATCATCGACGCAGGCACCTCTATCAATGTCTCAG TTATGCTGCAGCCTTTTGACTATGACCCCAATGAGAAGAGCAAACACAAGTTCATGGTTCAGTCCATGCTAGCACCCCCTGACATGACTGACATGGAGGGAGTG TGGAAGGAGGCAAAGCCAGAGGAGCTGATGGACTCCAAGCTGAGGTGTGTTTTTGAGATGCCAGTGGAGAACGAAAAGACG CACGACATGGAGTCCAACAAGATGATGTCGTCCAGCTTGCTGAAGTCCGAGTCCTCCATGCTTTCTTCCAAGTCCATGAGCTCCAACCTCGACGACGGTGAGGTGAAGAAGATCATGGAGGAGTGCAAGAGGCTGCAGATGGAGGCTCAGAGGCTACgggaagaaaacaaacagatCAGG TGTGTTGACAGATTTTAG
- the rab22a gene encoding ras-related protein Rab-22A: MALRELKVCLLGDTGVGKSSIVWRFVEDSFDPNINPTIGASFMTKTVQYQNELHKFLIWDTAGQERFRALAPMYYRGSAAAIIVYDITKEESFQTLKNWVKELRQHGPPNIVVAIAGNKCDLSDAREVLEKDAKDYADSIHAIFVETSAKNAININEVFIEISKRIPVADAAGATSGKGFKLGRQASESRRMCC; the protein is encoded by the exons ATGGCGTTAAGAGAGTTAAAAGTTTGTCTTCTGGGG GACACTGGTGTTGGCAAGTCAAGCATTGTGTGGAGATTTGTAGAGGACAGCTTTGACCCAAACATCAACCCAACTATTGG GGCTTCTTTTATGACCAAGACGGTGCAATACCAAAATGAGCTGCACAAGTTCCTGATATGGGACACGGCAGGACAGGAGCGG TTCCGAGCTCTGGCGCCAATGTACTACAGAGGCTCTGCAGCGGCCATCATTGTTTATGACATTACAAAAGAG GAGTCCTTCCAGACTCTGAAGAACTGGGTGAAGGAGCTGCGTCAGCATGGTCCTCCAAATATTGTAGTGGCCATAGCTGGCAACAAATGTGATCTGTCGGACGCCAG GGAAGTCTTGGAGAAGGACGCCAAGGACTATGCGGACTCCATCCATGCCATATTTGTAGAGACCAGTGCCAAAAATGCCATTAACATCAACGAGGTGTTTATAGAGATAA GTAAGCGCATCCCAGTTGCAGATGCGGCTGGGGCAACGTCGGGAAAAGGTTTCAAACTGGGGCGGCAAGCGTCAGAGTCTCGCAGGATGTGCTGCTGA